In one window of Nerophis ophidion isolate RoL-2023_Sa linkage group LG05, RoL_Noph_v1.0, whole genome shotgun sequence DNA:
- the esco2 gene encoding N-acetyltransferase ESCO2 isoform X2 → MMTTRKRKLPSVDGHSAKMGVREETSPVKRSSPRKKSNGILDKENHPSPQRSPRRATGVDTLVDVNKAINSLDDYPRSSGSQFKHAMVTSSFYGAKKTVYLTPLERKAVKESLPSLPAAPSPPAQVKKPVKKNTKKTVKERGKSYTTFTKTIKLDCSRKADAKSPSTAVSKPAEPKKAITLAFSSLKPKPRIFVGAAFFSTGKKPTSMYKKSTTKSSTKPAAVRSQSVKSGKLVTPQPNQTQKHLAQTSSKPIEKEAALPRTRFEPTDWFDTMNDLPGTPLSSSKVVAQHYGITKELKIVLLKTPTPPRQTSRDLFFSPQDDSLTEPLVNFDDESPSSAGSTSPKECTAAVYPIFGSASKRSKNKRASLSCTSAGPAASLQATAAKERPRRRKEKQDDDQLVIDAGQKQFGAITCSSCGMVYSADNPEDSFQHDQFHQYLLDAIKYVGWKKERVLAEFWDGKILMVMPDDPKYAIKKAEDVRRIADNELGFQQVTLSRPSQAKTYLFINTERTIVGCLIAEPIRQAFRVLEQSEQHLDMTKDNFMERHRVWCCSTIPEKALCGVSRIWVFNLARRQGIARRMLDTVRSTFVYGSHLTKEEIAFSDPTLDGKQFASAYCGTSAFLVYNFIA, encoded by the exons TCACTCAGCCAAGATGGGCGTGAGAGAGGAGACGTCCCCTGTAAAGAGGAGCTCTCCCAGGAAGAAGTCAAATGGTATTTTGGACAAGGAAAACCACCCATCGCCACAGAGATCCCCTCGTAGAGCTACAGGTGTCGACACGCTGGTGGATGTTAATAAGGCAATCAACAGTTTGGATGACTACCCACGCTCCTCCGGCTCTCAGTTCAAACACGCAATGGTTACCAGCTCCTTCTATGGCGCCAAGAAGACAGTCTATCTTACGCCGCTAGAGCGAAAAGCTGTGAAGGAATCTTTGCCTTCTCTTCCGGCTGCTCCGTCACCTCCAGCTCAAGTCAAGAAGCCGGTTAAGAAGAACACCAAAAAGACAGTGAAAGAGCGTGGCAAGAGCTATACCACCTTCACCAAGACCATCAAGCTTGACTGCAGCAG AAAAGCCGATGCTAAATCACCATCCACTGCCGTCAGCAAGCCAGCAGAGCCCAAGAAGGCCATCACCCTCGCATTCAGCAGCCTCAAGCCTAAACCTAGGATCTTTGTGGGAGCTGCTTTTTTCAGCACAGGCAAGAAGCCCACATCCATGTACAAGAAGTCTaccacaaagtcctccaccaaGCCGGCTGCTGTCCGAAGCCAAAGTGTTAAGTCTGGGAAGTTGGTGACTCCACAGCCCAACCAGACGCAGAAACATCTAGCACAG ACTTCTAGCAAGCCCATAGAAAAGGAGGCGGCGCTACCAAGAACTAGGTTTGAACCGACGGACTGGTTTGACACCATGAACGACCTGCCTGGGACCCCACTCAG TTCTTCTAAAGTCGTGGCGCAGCACTATGGGATCACAAAGGAGCTAAAAATTGTGCTATTGAAGACTCCAACACCACCAAGACAGACTTCCAGAGACTTGTTCTTCAGTCCTCAG GATGATTCTTTGACCGAGCCTCTTGTTAATTTTGATGATGAAAGTCCCAGCAGTGCTGGCTCCACATCGCCCAAAG AATGCACTGCTGCTGTGTATCCTATCTTCGGCTCTGCTTCCAAAAG ATCAAAGAACAAACGAGCGTCACTGTCCTGCACCTCAGCTGGCCCAGCAGCATCTCTGCAGGCGACCGCTGCAAAGGAGCGACCTCGCAGGAGGAAGGAGAAGCAGGATGATGACCAGCTCGTGATC GATGCAGGTCAGAAGCAGTTTGGCGCCATCACCTGCAGCTCGTGTGGAATGGTGTACAGCGCGGACAACCCAGAGGACAGCTTCCAACACGACCAGTTCCACCAGTACCTCCTGGACGCCATCAAATATGTG GGGtggaagaaggagagggtgttgGCTGAATTCTGGGATGGGAAGATTCTCATGGTCATGCCAGATGATCCCAAATATGCAATCAAAAAG GCTGAGGATGTGCGCCGCATTGCGGATAACGAGCTAGGTTTCCAGCAGGTAACACTAAGCAGACCTTCGCAGGCCAAGACCTACTTGTTCATCAACACTGAGCGGACGATTGTGGGCTGCCTCATTGCCGAACCCATTCGACAG GCTTTCAGAGTCCTGGAGCAGTCAGAGCAGCACTTAGACATGACTAAGGACAACTTTATGGAGCGACACCGGGTGTGGTGCTGCTCCACCATCCCGGAGAAGGCACTGTGCGGGGTCAGTCGCATCTGGGTGTTCAACTTGGCCAGAAGACAGGGTATCGCTCGCCGCATGCTGGACACAGTCAG GAGCACCTTCGTATATGGCAGCCACCTTACAAAAGAGGAAATCGCCTTTTCTGACCCGACGCTGGATGGCAAACAGTTTGCGTCAGCGTACTGTGGAACGTCTGCTTTCCTCGTTTACAACTTCATTGCGTGA
- the esco2 gene encoding N-acetyltransferase ESCO2 isoform X1, producing MQARLEEMMTTRKRKLPSVDGHSAKMGVREETSPVKRSSPRKKSNGILDKENHPSPQRSPRRATGVDTLVDVNKAINSLDDYPRSSGSQFKHAMVTSSFYGAKKTVYLTPLERKAVKESLPSLPAAPSPPAQVKKPVKKNTKKTVKERGKSYTTFTKTIKLDCSRKADAKSPSTAVSKPAEPKKAITLAFSSLKPKPRIFVGAAFFSTGKKPTSMYKKSTTKSSTKPAAVRSQSVKSGKLVTPQPNQTQKHLAQTSSKPIEKEAALPRTRFEPTDWFDTMNDLPGTPLSSSKVVAQHYGITKELKIVLLKTPTPPRQTSRDLFFSPQDDSLTEPLVNFDDESPSSAGSTSPKECTAAVYPIFGSASKRSKNKRASLSCTSAGPAASLQATAAKERPRRRKEKQDDDQLVIDAGQKQFGAITCSSCGMVYSADNPEDSFQHDQFHQYLLDAIKYVGWKKERVLAEFWDGKILMVMPDDPKYAIKKAEDVRRIADNELGFQQVTLSRPSQAKTYLFINTERTIVGCLIAEPIRQAFRVLEQSEQHLDMTKDNFMERHRVWCCSTIPEKALCGVSRIWVFNLARRQGIARRMLDTVRSTFVYGSHLTKEEIAFSDPTLDGKQFASAYCGTSAFLVYNFIA from the exons TCACTCAGCCAAGATGGGCGTGAGAGAGGAGACGTCCCCTGTAAAGAGGAGCTCTCCCAGGAAGAAGTCAAATGGTATTTTGGACAAGGAAAACCACCCATCGCCACAGAGATCCCCTCGTAGAGCTACAGGTGTCGACACGCTGGTGGATGTTAATAAGGCAATCAACAGTTTGGATGACTACCCACGCTCCTCCGGCTCTCAGTTCAAACACGCAATGGTTACCAGCTCCTTCTATGGCGCCAAGAAGACAGTCTATCTTACGCCGCTAGAGCGAAAAGCTGTGAAGGAATCTTTGCCTTCTCTTCCGGCTGCTCCGTCACCTCCAGCTCAAGTCAAGAAGCCGGTTAAGAAGAACACCAAAAAGACAGTGAAAGAGCGTGGCAAGAGCTATACCACCTTCACCAAGACCATCAAGCTTGACTGCAGCAG AAAAGCCGATGCTAAATCACCATCCACTGCCGTCAGCAAGCCAGCAGAGCCCAAGAAGGCCATCACCCTCGCATTCAGCAGCCTCAAGCCTAAACCTAGGATCTTTGTGGGAGCTGCTTTTTTCAGCACAGGCAAGAAGCCCACATCCATGTACAAGAAGTCTaccacaaagtcctccaccaaGCCGGCTGCTGTCCGAAGCCAAAGTGTTAAGTCTGGGAAGTTGGTGACTCCACAGCCCAACCAGACGCAGAAACATCTAGCACAG ACTTCTAGCAAGCCCATAGAAAAGGAGGCGGCGCTACCAAGAACTAGGTTTGAACCGACGGACTGGTTTGACACCATGAACGACCTGCCTGGGACCCCACTCAG TTCTTCTAAAGTCGTGGCGCAGCACTATGGGATCACAAAGGAGCTAAAAATTGTGCTATTGAAGACTCCAACACCACCAAGACAGACTTCCAGAGACTTGTTCTTCAGTCCTCAG GATGATTCTTTGACCGAGCCTCTTGTTAATTTTGATGATGAAAGTCCCAGCAGTGCTGGCTCCACATCGCCCAAAG AATGCACTGCTGCTGTGTATCCTATCTTCGGCTCTGCTTCCAAAAG ATCAAAGAACAAACGAGCGTCACTGTCCTGCACCTCAGCTGGCCCAGCAGCATCTCTGCAGGCGACCGCTGCAAAGGAGCGACCTCGCAGGAGGAAGGAGAAGCAGGATGATGACCAGCTCGTGATC GATGCAGGTCAGAAGCAGTTTGGCGCCATCACCTGCAGCTCGTGTGGAATGGTGTACAGCGCGGACAACCCAGAGGACAGCTTCCAACACGACCAGTTCCACCAGTACCTCCTGGACGCCATCAAATATGTG GGGtggaagaaggagagggtgttgGCTGAATTCTGGGATGGGAAGATTCTCATGGTCATGCCAGATGATCCCAAATATGCAATCAAAAAG GCTGAGGATGTGCGCCGCATTGCGGATAACGAGCTAGGTTTCCAGCAGGTAACACTAAGCAGACCTTCGCAGGCCAAGACCTACTTGTTCATCAACACTGAGCGGACGATTGTGGGCTGCCTCATTGCCGAACCCATTCGACAG GCTTTCAGAGTCCTGGAGCAGTCAGAGCAGCACTTAGACATGACTAAGGACAACTTTATGGAGCGACACCGGGTGTGGTGCTGCTCCACCATCCCGGAGAAGGCACTGTGCGGGGTCAGTCGCATCTGGGTGTTCAACTTGGCCAGAAGACAGGGTATCGCTCGCCGCATGCTGGACACAGTCAG GAGCACCTTCGTATATGGCAGCCACCTTACAAAAGAGGAAATCGCCTTTTCTGACCCGACGCTGGATGGCAAACAGTTTGCGTCAGCGTACTGTGGAACGTCTGCTTTCCTCGTTTACAACTTCATTGCGTGA
- the esco2 gene encoding N-acetyltransferase ESCO2 isoform X3 yields MGVREETSPVKRSSPRKKSNGILDKENHPSPQRSPRRATGVDTLVDVNKAINSLDDYPRSSGSQFKHAMVTSSFYGAKKTVYLTPLERKAVKESLPSLPAAPSPPAQVKKPVKKNTKKTVKERGKSYTTFTKTIKLDCSRKADAKSPSTAVSKPAEPKKAITLAFSSLKPKPRIFVGAAFFSTGKKPTSMYKKSTTKSSTKPAAVRSQSVKSGKLVTPQPNQTQKHLAQTSSKPIEKEAALPRTRFEPTDWFDTMNDLPGTPLSSSKVVAQHYGITKELKIVLLKTPTPPRQTSRDLFFSPQDDSLTEPLVNFDDESPSSAGSTSPKECTAAVYPIFGSASKRSKNKRASLSCTSAGPAASLQATAAKERPRRRKEKQDDDQLVIDAGQKQFGAITCSSCGMVYSADNPEDSFQHDQFHQYLLDAIKYVGWKKERVLAEFWDGKILMVMPDDPKYAIKKAEDVRRIADNELGFQQVTLSRPSQAKTYLFINTERTIVGCLIAEPIRQAFRVLEQSEQHLDMTKDNFMERHRVWCCSTIPEKALCGVSRIWVFNLARRQGIARRMLDTVRSTFVYGSHLTKEEIAFSDPTLDGKQFASAYCGTSAFLVYNFIA; encoded by the exons ATGGGCGTGAGAGAGGAGACGTCCCCTGTAAAGAGGAGCTCTCCCAGGAAGAAGTCAAATGGTATTTTGGACAAGGAAAACCACCCATCGCCACAGAGATCCCCTCGTAGAGCTACAGGTGTCGACACGCTGGTGGATGTTAATAAGGCAATCAACAGTTTGGATGACTACCCACGCTCCTCCGGCTCTCAGTTCAAACACGCAATGGTTACCAGCTCCTTCTATGGCGCCAAGAAGACAGTCTATCTTACGCCGCTAGAGCGAAAAGCTGTGAAGGAATCTTTGCCTTCTCTTCCGGCTGCTCCGTCACCTCCAGCTCAAGTCAAGAAGCCGGTTAAGAAGAACACCAAAAAGACAGTGAAAGAGCGTGGCAAGAGCTATACCACCTTCACCAAGACCATCAAGCTTGACTGCAGCAG AAAAGCCGATGCTAAATCACCATCCACTGCCGTCAGCAAGCCAGCAGAGCCCAAGAAGGCCATCACCCTCGCATTCAGCAGCCTCAAGCCTAAACCTAGGATCTTTGTGGGAGCTGCTTTTTTCAGCACAGGCAAGAAGCCCACATCCATGTACAAGAAGTCTaccacaaagtcctccaccaaGCCGGCTGCTGTCCGAAGCCAAAGTGTTAAGTCTGGGAAGTTGGTGACTCCACAGCCCAACCAGACGCAGAAACATCTAGCACAG ACTTCTAGCAAGCCCATAGAAAAGGAGGCGGCGCTACCAAGAACTAGGTTTGAACCGACGGACTGGTTTGACACCATGAACGACCTGCCTGGGACCCCACTCAG TTCTTCTAAAGTCGTGGCGCAGCACTATGGGATCACAAAGGAGCTAAAAATTGTGCTATTGAAGACTCCAACACCACCAAGACAGACTTCCAGAGACTTGTTCTTCAGTCCTCAG GATGATTCTTTGACCGAGCCTCTTGTTAATTTTGATGATGAAAGTCCCAGCAGTGCTGGCTCCACATCGCCCAAAG AATGCACTGCTGCTGTGTATCCTATCTTCGGCTCTGCTTCCAAAAG ATCAAAGAACAAACGAGCGTCACTGTCCTGCACCTCAGCTGGCCCAGCAGCATCTCTGCAGGCGACCGCTGCAAAGGAGCGACCTCGCAGGAGGAAGGAGAAGCAGGATGATGACCAGCTCGTGATC GATGCAGGTCAGAAGCAGTTTGGCGCCATCACCTGCAGCTCGTGTGGAATGGTGTACAGCGCGGACAACCCAGAGGACAGCTTCCAACACGACCAGTTCCACCAGTACCTCCTGGACGCCATCAAATATGTG GGGtggaagaaggagagggtgttgGCTGAATTCTGGGATGGGAAGATTCTCATGGTCATGCCAGATGATCCCAAATATGCAATCAAAAAG GCTGAGGATGTGCGCCGCATTGCGGATAACGAGCTAGGTTTCCAGCAGGTAACACTAAGCAGACCTTCGCAGGCCAAGACCTACTTGTTCATCAACACTGAGCGGACGATTGTGGGCTGCCTCATTGCCGAACCCATTCGACAG GCTTTCAGAGTCCTGGAGCAGTCAGAGCAGCACTTAGACATGACTAAGGACAACTTTATGGAGCGACACCGGGTGTGGTGCTGCTCCACCATCCCGGAGAAGGCACTGTGCGGGGTCAGTCGCATCTGGGTGTTCAACTTGGCCAGAAGACAGGGTATCGCTCGCCGCATGCTGGACACAGTCAG GAGCACCTTCGTATATGGCAGCCACCTTACAAAAGAGGAAATCGCCTTTTCTGACCCGACGCTGGATGGCAAACAGTTTGCGTCAGCGTACTGTGGAACGTCTGCTTTCCTCGTTTACAACTTCATTGCGTGA